One window of Nicotiana tomentosiformis chromosome 11, ASM39032v3, whole genome shotgun sequence genomic DNA carries:
- the LOC104107486 gene encoding uncharacterized protein: MPKSSQTSSKEKSSSKTEAKPKNMKPKPRKIAKSSSELAPTIAPSPLISSIIHVPSSHIPVVHTIPTSTGPSLPKPPAHAHVSASKNTSKSTKIKATPRKSVKSDNVVIDVTAKVDTIVKETVVQGESVSTIISRVKLTPSKLDVLVSSIDVAPLDMFPPTSDKPRVEEPTIETNIATQEKRIETTNVMPMVEEEGDKEPLNKEASDGEEEGRVVAIHEEHQAQYMANDTDEKKSENKGESGEQKESEAEEKLDERVGDYGEEKKDSGEEGDSESEGSIAIGNTVITPSKEVSGEKRTEETGPFLTPFTGDEEVSSDEDNLPMSAEGKKSKKAPLQTTKSVIPARKEVDPPSRTPLTRSKIKVVDEQIIKESRGAKNPRKQYLIVEPVVELDAKDESDSTLQEKTSAQKRKAVKSTKAATLSKWASKGKKRKGMPLVVDKLTEFKNRKVLNGKILANTNEKGMAQLVEKLELQGWRHMFVKAFPLVCVPDVVKFYVNFQFDEKVVKSNIRGLEMEFDIEELGMFLNIPSLGFDNYLKKKWPAIDNDVDTEIVVTRKFS, translated from the exons ATGCCTAAATCCAGCCAAACTTCTTCTAAAGAAAAATCATCATCCAAGACTGAAGCCAAACCCAAGAACATGAAGCCCAAACCAAGGAAAATTGCAAAATCGTCAAGTGAACTTGCACCTACAATTGCTCCTTCTCCACTTATATCCTCTATTATACATGTACCATCGTCCCATATTCCTGTTGTACACACTATTCCCACTTCTACTGGACCCTCACTTCCAAAACCACCTGCCCATGCACATGTGTCTGCCTCGAAAAATACCTCTAAGTCCACTAAAATCAAGGCTACTCCAAGAAAATCTGTTAAAAGTGATAATGTGGTGATTGATGTTACTGCTAAGGTGGATACAATAGTCAAGGAAACTGTGGTCCAGGGGGAATCAGTGTCAACTATTATAAGTCGGGTAAAATTAACTCCATCAAAGTTAGATGTTCTGGTTTCTTCTATTGATGTTGCACCCTTAGATATGTTTCCACCCACAAGTGATAAACCACGAGTGGAGGAACCTACTATAGAAACGAACATAGCAACTCAAGAGAAAAGGATAGAAACCACTAATGTTATGCCTATGGTTGAGGAGGAAGGTGATAAAGAACCATTAAATAAGGAGGCTTCTGATG GCGAGGAAGAAGGAAGAGTGGTGGCTATTCACGAGGAGCATCAGGCTCAGTACATGGCTAATGATACTGATGAGAAAAAAAGTGAGAATAAGGGGGAATCTGGTGAGCAGAAGGAGAGTGAGGCAGAAGAAAAGTTAGATGAACGGGTGGGTGATTATGGAGAGGAAAAAAAGGATAGCGGGGAAGAAGGTGATTCTGAGAGTGAAG GCTCTATAGCTATTGGAAACACTGTCATAACCCCTTCAAAAGAAGTAAGTGGAGAGAAAAGGACTGAAGAAACTGGGCCCTTTTTAACTCCTTTCACCGGAGATGAGGAGGTAAGTAGTGATGAGGATAATTTACCCATGTCTGCAGAAGGAAAGAAAAGCAAGAAGGCCCCTCTGCAGACTACAAAGTCAGTTATCCCTGCAAGAAAAGAAGTGGATCCTCCTTCTAGGACTCCTCTCACAAGGAGTAAAATAAAGGTTGTTGATGAACAAATCATTAAGGAGTCCAGAGGTGCCAAGAATCCAAGGAAGCAATATCTAATTGTTGAACCTGTTGTTGAGTTGGATGCAAAAGATGAGTCTGATTCTACTTTGCAAGAAAAGACATCAGCACAAAAGAGAAAGGCTGTCAAATCTACCAAGGCAGCTACCCTATCTAAATGGGCCAGTAAAGGAAAGAAAAGGAAGGGTATGCCTCTTGTGGTTGATAAGCTCACTGAGTTCAAGAACAGAAAAGTGCTGAATGGAAAAATTCTAGCAAACACTAATGAGAAAGGGATGGCTCAATTAGTTGAAAAACTTGAGCTACAGGGATGGAGACACATGTTTGTCAAGGCTTTCCCTCTTGTGTGTGTGCCTGATGTGGTGAAATTCTATGTAAACTTCCAATTTGATGAAAAAGTGGTCAAGAGTAATATAAGGGGACTTGAGATGGAGTTTGATATTGAAGAGCTTGGGATGTTTCTGAATATTCCCTCCTTAGGTTTTGACAATTACTTGAAGAAAAAGTGGCCAGCTATAGACAATGATGTGGACACAGAAATTGTAGTTACAAGGAAGTTCTCTTAG
- the LOC138901215 gene encoding uncharacterized protein, whose translation MNKKNITKNKARHVVQGYNQEEGIEYDETFAHVARIEAIRMLIASAAQMKFTLYQMDVKSAFLNGYLKEEVIVKQPLGFESEEFPDYVFKLDKALYGLKQAPRAWLSRGYSDILKEKHFRNNTFSWFMPGVLGTKKQNSVALSAAEVEYVAATSCCAQLLQIRQQLRNYGIFVGCVPIFCDNTSSIKIAKNLCQHNRTKHVDIRHQFLRDNIEKGNISINFCKTEDQIANNFTKALSVDHFERNRLELGLINTSN comes from the exons ATGAACAAGAAAAATATCACAAAGAACAAGGCCAGACATGTGGTTCAGGGATACAATCAAGAAGAAGGCATTGAATATGATGAGACATTTGCACATGTAGCCAGAATAGAAGCTATAAGGATGCTAATAGCTTCTGCTGCACAGATGAAGTTCACCCTGTATCAAATGGATGTAAAGAGTGCATTCTTGAATGGTTACCTGAAGGAGGAAGTGATTGTTAAACAACCTCTTGGATTTGAGAGTGAAGAATTTCCTGACTATGTGTTCAAGTTAGACAAAGCCCTGTATGGACTGAAACAAGccccaagagcatg GTTGTCAAGAGGATACTCAGATATATTAAAG GAAAAGCACTTCAGGAACAACACATTTTCTTGGTTCATGCCTGGTGTCCTGGGAACAAAAAAGCAGAACTCAGTGGCTTTATCTGCAGCTGAAGTTGAATATGTGGCAGCAACATCTTGTTGTGCTCAGTTGCTGCAGATAAGACAACAACTAAGGAACTATGGTATTTTTGTTGGTTGTGTTCCTATTTTCTGTGACAACACTAGTTCCATAAAAATTGCTAAAAATCTCTGTCAACATAATAGAACCAAGCACGTTGACATTAGACATCAGTTTCTCAGAGACAATATTGAAAAGGGGAATATCTCAATTAACTTTTGTAAAACTGAAGACCAAATTGCTAATAATTTTACTAAAGCTCTGAGTgtggatcactttgaaaggaatagACTGGAACTGGGTCTTATTAATACTTCCAACTAG